In one window of Nocardiopsis aegyptia DNA:
- a CDS encoding neutral zinc metallopeptidase, whose product MENRPGGGEPPGAAPSGPQGPGPAHHAVRAPWPAPTAYPAPGYGAFRPPPWHMPPPPPPPSAGSGAGVLFGAGVAAAVALSALGASVLIVVNTPREAPPTGGTDVSLHYEDTMAAPPNAVTVDVADHPLYEAPMPEPVDCETPELQPESDESWQDFATSVGGCLEELWAPVLTDLGLAAEAPEFAVTTESPDPADAEGYTLAYYEGDFTRITVVLPNVRELGAQVRPDEREEVWLALMGHEYGHHVQHATGILGISHDLRMSAGSEADELDALRRTELQAECMAGIGLRGITDGGADTLEVVNANFNGGGDLPTHGTAVNRAFWLEQGWSQPTVGSCNTYGAEEGQVL is encoded by the coding sequence GTGGAGAACCGACCCGGCGGCGGCGAACCGCCCGGGGCCGCGCCCTCCGGCCCGCAGGGCCCCGGCCCGGCCCACCACGCCGTCCGGGCCCCATGGCCCGCCCCGACCGCGTATCCGGCGCCGGGCTACGGCGCCTTCCGACCACCGCCGTGGCACATGCCGCCGCCCCCTCCGCCCCCGTCCGCTGGGAGCGGCGCGGGTGTGCTCTTCGGCGCCGGCGTGGCCGCCGCCGTCGCGCTGTCCGCCCTGGGCGCGAGCGTCCTGATCGTGGTCAACACCCCGCGCGAGGCGCCTCCGACCGGAGGGACCGACGTGTCGCTCCACTACGAGGACACCATGGCCGCGCCGCCCAACGCGGTCACGGTGGACGTCGCCGACCACCCCCTGTACGAGGCCCCGATGCCGGAGCCGGTCGACTGCGAGACTCCCGAGCTCCAACCCGAGTCCGACGAGTCCTGGCAGGACTTCGCGACGTCGGTCGGCGGTTGCCTGGAGGAGCTCTGGGCGCCGGTCCTGACGGACCTGGGCCTGGCCGCGGAGGCACCGGAGTTCGCGGTCACCACGGAGTCACCGGACCCCGCCGACGCCGAGGGCTACACGCTCGCCTACTACGAGGGCGACTTCACCCGCATCACCGTGGTCCTGCCGAACGTGCGCGAACTCGGCGCGCAGGTGCGCCCGGACGAGCGCGAGGAGGTGTGGCTGGCCCTCATGGGGCACGAGTACGGCCACCACGTCCAGCACGCCACCGGCATCCTGGGCATCAGCCACGACCTGCGCATGTCCGCCGGAAGCGAGGCCGACGAGCTCGACGCCCTGCGCCGGACCGAGCTCCAGGCCGAGTGCATGGCGGGCATCGGGCTCCGCGGGATCACCGACGGCGGCGCCGACACCCTCGAGGTGGTCAACGCCAACTTCAACGGCGGCGGCGACCTGCCCACGCACGGGACCGCGGTCAACCGCGCCTTCTGGCTGGAGCAGGGGTGGTCCCAGCCGACCGTGGGCAGCTGCAACACCTACGGCGCCGAGGAGGGCCAGGTGCTCTAG